The following is a genomic window from Manihot esculenta cultivar AM560-2 chromosome 9, M.esculenta_v8, whole genome shotgun sequence.
TTTTTCGTTGGTCGACGGTCGCCCCTCCAAAAAAAAGGTGTAAATATGAAAACTTCTCAGCCATTTGAATAGGATAATTTATGGAGGAAATCGGACTTTAAATTTCCAGAAACCACATATTTATGTAGCCCTAACTTTTAATTCCTTCCTAGATTTAGGATTTCCAATATATGAactatatttaaaattgaagtattaaaattaattgtttgttgtcaaataaactcaaaaatttatctaattattattgtgaaatttttaatatttttcatgtaaaattaattataattataattataattatgtaatgcttagtttactttaaaactttttacatattttattcaataaaaatattataatttgatttatttttatttttatatataattaaaaaacatataaaattcagttattttgatattactgcttttaattttttttagtaacttataaatttttattttgcaattattgatttgattaattttaatttaataactaactataaatttattgataatatattctttatacttaattttttataaatttattgatagtgTTTTGTTATTATTACATTATATATGTTgcttcattaataattttatatattttaatttattattttctcataATCTCAATTCATttagtatataaaattaattaaaattttgattaattacaCTTACGAATTTAATTTAGTGATAATTTAATAACAAATGTatatgaataaatttgagaggttttaGATTTTACTCTCTTCAATCCTCaattcaaacaaaaaaaaattagattaatcAATCATTTTAATCGGAAGCAATCAAGCACAAACACAATTGTTCTTGATTTGGTCTTTGCCGTCTTACATTGTTATTTGTTCGCTGGTTCAAGCACCGCAGTCAATTTCCGTTCAGATGAAAGCAATGGCTTGATGGTGCAGCCGTGCAGGTAGTGAGAGATGAAGGCACCAGCATATATCCATTTTTATACGAGTTATTCTCAGGTGATTATTCTTTGAAGATAGATGAAACTAATGCGGCCGGCGAAGACACCCGCGGTGAGGTAAACAGCACCAGAACTCCATTATTGCTTTCACTGGGCACAGGGAAATGCAAGTTTGGAGTTTCTTAATCAtaagaaaaaattcaaaatattactCATTCCTGATCATTGATTAATTTTATCTCCAAATGAGAGCCAATTCCACAACCATTCTTAGTGTCGTAAAGGGGAAAAAATAATCCCGCAGTGAGACTGATGGTTGAAGAGCCTACTTCATTCAAAACAAAGCTATCTTGGAATTTCCTCAAGTATCTGCATCTATTCTTTCTACACTCCAAAATTCTTCCCCCACCAATACAATAAAAGAATGTGAATGTGCTATCCTAGATATTGTACATTGATTTATCAAGTTTATAATACATGTGCAAAGCTGCTTCGCCCAGATTGCTCAGTTGTAATCTTGTGAGTTCATGAAATCATTTCAACACATCAAACTTCAATGTTCACACGTGTTTTGATCGGTTTGAGCTTGATCCCCAAACTCTCTGGAGAGAGAAGTTCTGGTGCTATGCAACAATGGCTCAAGGGACTGGCTGGGTTGGAGCCATTACTTGATGAAGAAGCAAAATGAGGTTGTCTGTGGTAGCCAAATCCCATTAGAAAGAATTCAATAGGGATTATCATGGCATATGGATGCTCTTCTGTCACTAATGAGCCGCATGCCTGAACCTGTCCACAAAAAGCGGGATTTGGATGCTTCAGTCACAATGCCAATGCATTTGCACAGCAAAAACAGAGATCTTACACTTGCTAAAATGCTAAATAAAGAATTGGGAGCCATGTGAATAAATGTCTAGCAATCAACTACTGCAAAATTAGCACGAGAAGAGAAGCAACAGTTGAAGTTCATCCTACCTCAACAAGGGCACAGCTTTTCTTGCCCATTTTGCCACTCATATACACAGATTCGTCGTGAAACTGACTACTTTCACCGACGAAAATAAGTGTCTTGCACTGCAACTCCTTCAAGCCATTTGTAAGGTCATGCCTCCTGCTTAACTCAATATAATTAGCTGATGATAGGCATTATTATAAGATCCAGAAAGTAAAATACAACTACAAGCTTCAAGCATAACAGTAATTTCCGGTGAACTTTTCTGACACAACCATAGCAGATTTTGCAAGTAGTGCTATTGCAATTACCACTCAATTTTAACCAAACAGGTGAAACTAGGAGAAGGAATTGTAATTATATGAGGCTTCAGCTTTGGTATTTTAATGGGAGAAGCTTGAGCATAGTGAAACACAAAGTAAGCAGAAAAATGAAAAGGTAAAATACTCTTAGAAGTGACAACAACTCACTCATTAATTGCTTGAAGAAAGCGCATGACATTCAAACTCTGCCTCTCATCCAGCAACTGCAGCCACACACCAAAGTCATTGACATCAGTTTATTACAGGTGGTAATAAATTTCATCTTCTACCAGACATTATTGATAAATTCCAGTGTTTCACAAACAGATTGCTCTGAACGATTCAATGAAGTGTTTTCAATCTTCCCAACTTACCCAGTGAAAAATAcaaaaggaaataaacaattCTAACTGAGATTTTCTTACCCTTCTACATGCTTGAATGATGTCTGATTctgcaccatgcacaccacacctaaTTTCCTACATCAGGAATTTGAGCATCATAACAGACACTGTACAATGAAAAAAAATGTACTAAAACACATGGTCACTATTGGTACCTTACTGAAGTAGCGCTGTATAAGGCACTCCTTCAATACACCACACATACCATAGAAGTACAACAAATTCAATAACACctgaagaaaaaatatatagaagTTACAAAAACAAGTCCCTTCGCAAATGTCTCAATTGACACAAACACAATTTCTACTTTcaagaaataaatattatagGTCTCAGCAGCCAGCACATCCCTGCATGGATGCTGCGACCCAGGTTCAAGCTCATTGAAAGGTAGACTAACAAGTGATACTTACAGGACTTAAAAAAAGGTGATAGAAATGACTTATTTACACATATTTGGATAATAatctttcatttttaattaaattcttgaAAAATAAGAACTGACAACTGGTTATTAGTCCCTACAATGCTACTATTATTCTCATTTAGTTTGTTTCTTAGTCATACTAATGCTGTATTTTAAGCTTCATTCTGGTCAACTTGCTAaagtttcttctttattttttgcaattattaaaaaaatttaaaaacagtGAAATAGTAACCTTAGCAAGCTTGACTAATCTTTTTCCAATTTTTAGCATCCATATGGGCTATTGATTAATGTTTGAATCTCCGCTAGttatgtttgcaatttctcGTAAGGTGAATGACCATACATTTCAGTACATACAAATGGATGAATCACATAGCAATTTGGTTTTTCTGGGTAGCCAGATCTAGATCCTGTTAGTACTTTTAGTAATATAGATTGTTATCCATTTTCTGACAATGTACCAAAGTTCAGTGCTTTTAATTTCTCCCCTCTAGTTTGTGTTCTATTTTTGAATTTACAAGTATTGTTGGCTTGAATGTGGAACCTTATTGTAAAGCCATTCAGTCCATGAAGGAGCTTTGCAGATAGGGGAAACAAGAATCAATCCAAGCACTCGTTCTTTGTATTTCATCTGCAGCAGAAGGAAAATTAAGCAAAAACCcgttaaaaaaatcaaaataataaaagtatcaACTGATTGGGTAGATAGCTTTTTTTGCCAACTTACTGCAAACAGTGTCAGGATGTAAGCACCTGCTGTCACGCCTAAGCACAGGACCTCTTTCAGCCTGATTTATAGAATTAGTTAAACGTTAAGTAAACTACAACTAACATTCATCAGAAAAGAGATCTGACTTAATCTATTACCATTAAAATCCCCCTGGGAGTTTgatgcaaagaaaaaaaaaaggaagtgaCAGTATGATATAAATTCATATTGGTAACACATAGCTAACACTGCATTTATCTTTTGTACAATTCatgtaattaaatattattacacATCAATATATGAGGGGGAGAACCCCATAGGTGGACAGTTATTCACTCCCGATTCCCATGGTATGAGctaaaggatttttttttttttcttgaagacAAGTGGTCTAACTTTACCTCTTACTTCTCTTCTGCTTCTACACTGATGGGGTTCTACCCCTTTAATATTGTACCCCTTTGGTATTGATATATATCTAGGTAAGTAAAACAATTGTAGATATGAACAAATAGTCCGAAAACAACTGAAAAATTGTATAAAAGACACTATTGTAGTTGATATTAATTGAAAGCAAGAAAAATTCATGTCTGGGGTACCATTGggttttgtaaagaaaaatcaaGTTTTGTTTTCATAAAAGAATGGGGCTTCTAAAACTGACTTTGTAAAAGGTCAGGCAATGGATTGAACTTAGCACCAGAACTTGCACATCATCAAAATGTACAGTTGTGGTACATGATCATAATGTCACATAATTGATTATGCGATATGAATTAGAACAATCTGATATAATGGGTTTTCAAACAAAGGGAAGCAACATTGCGACCACATGGAGCCACATACATACCCAAAGAAATCAAGCACTTCAGCAACTTGGTCTGCTAAGTCATCCACACTGAGTAATGGAACATCTGAAGAAATGACATCAGCTCCCAACTGCAAGAACTCTTGAACGAAGGGTTGAGAGACTTTATTAGTTACATTCAGAGTTGAAGATAAAAGACCCCTCCAATAGAAACAAAATTAAGCAACAAGCTACACAAAGCGGCTAAAGCCAAAAAAACGAACTGACCTCATGCCCGGGGGCATCAATATGGTAAATGCAGAAGTTATGAAGCAACAAAGAAGCTGCCTCCGGGCAAAAGAAGAGACCTTGAAAGCAAGACATGTCTGCAAAAATCCAGAACTCAAAAACAAATCAGAAAAATGCTAAAGATTCAAAACTCTGGAATCAGAAGTGCATAAGCACCTAAAGCTAATGGTATACGATAAATCAAACTACAAGTCACCACTACAGCTAATGCAAACACTTCCATCTAAGTCAACCCAAAGTTTTTAGTCAAAACACCAAAATCAATCTATAAAAGTACAACTTGTTTACAGGAATGCACAAAACTAGCACCAATTTGCAACTAAATCGCCAAATAATGCCAAAAGCTATTAAATAACACACACTACGAGCTAAACATGAAAACGAATGAGAAATTTCTAGTAGTAAGTAAAGCGGTGACAAGAAATGAAACATACAATTGAGAGCAACATCTGGGTATGTTATCAAAGCAGGCTTCTCTTGATCACCACACGCATACACTGAGATTGAACCCCTGCTTGTTTTCACCACATGTTCCTGCAACAACCATTAAATTAACAACAAAACACAAGCACCTACAAATAAACAAA
Proteins encoded in this region:
- the LOC110623496 gene encoding protein NDL2, giving the protein MAESSDSVSIDIDILSFEGKEHVVKTSRGSISVYACGDQEKPALITYPDVALNYMSCFQGLFFCPEAASLLLHNFCIYHIDAPGHELGADVISSDVPLLSVDDLADQVAEVLDFFGLKEVLCLGVTAGAYILTLFAMKYKERVLGLILVSPICKAPSWTEWLYNKVLLNLLYFYGMCGVLKECLIQRYFSKEIRCGVHGAESDIIQACRRLLDERQSLNVMRFLQAINERHDLTNGLKELQCKTLIFVGESSQFHDESVYMSGKMGKKSCALVEVQACGSLVTEEHPYAMIIPIEFFLMGFGYHRQPHFASSSSNGSNPASPLSHCCIAPELLSPESLGIKLKPIKTRVNIEV